Proteins from a genomic interval of Tenacibaculum sp. SZ-18:
- a CDS encoding ion channel, translating into MAKKTKDIGFGYKSAENVRGIINKNGTTNILHLNRPLSIDDLYTYFIGLSWWKFFIMVVFGYTLMNVFFGIIYVIIGIEQITPSKGNLIQDFLNGFFFSAQTLTTVGYGGIAPKGITANIIAAFQALIGLMSFSFITGLLYGRFSKPKAAIRFSHNLILRDFNGGRALMLRLMNSRKTLMIEPEVSVTLSMNQEDETGQYKRSFYVLELERKKITYLPTMWTIVHRIDEKSPLFKLSNEEIKKLNAGLYILVQYHEESFGQKVYQTSSYKFTQVVTDVKYTPSSTIDEDGYTVLDHEKLSEVEPL; encoded by the coding sequence ATGGCAAAAAAGACAAAGGATATAGGTTTTGGATATAAATCTGCCGAAAATGTTAGAGGAATTATTAATAAAAACGGGACAACAAATATTTTGCATTTAAATAGACCATTAAGTATAGATGATTTATATACTTATTTCATTGGTTTAAGCTGGTGGAAGTTTTTCATTATGGTAGTTTTCGGTTATACTTTGATGAATGTTTTTTTCGGAATTATATATGTGATAATTGGAATTGAACAAATCACACCTTCTAAAGGAAATTTAATTCAAGATTTTTTAAATGGTTTCTTTTTTAGTGCACAAACGCTAACAACTGTTGGTTATGGTGGAATCGCCCCTAAAGGAATTACAGCAAATATTATAGCGGCATTCCAAGCGTTAATTGGTTTGATGAGCTTTTCTTTTATAACAGGATTGTTATATGGACGATTTTCAAAACCAAAAGCAGCCATCCGCTTTAGTCATAATTTAATTTTAAGAGATTTCAACGGAGGAAGAGCATTGATGTTAAGATTAATGAATAGTAGAAAAACGTTAATGATTGAGCCAGAAGTTTCGGTAACACTTTCGATGAATCAAGAAGACGAAACAGGACAGTATAAGAGAAGTTTCTATGTGCTAGAATTAGAAAGAAAGAAGATTACATATTTACCTACTATGTGGACAATAGTTCATCGAATTGATGAAAAAAGCCCTTTGTTTAAGCTTTCAAATGAAGAAATAAAAAAATTAAATGCTGGTTTGTATATTTTAGTTCAGTACCACGAGGAGTCATTTGGTCAAAAGGTATATCAAACTTCTTCGTATAAGTTTACTCAAGTGGTTACTGATGTAAAATATACACCGTCTTCAACAATCGATGAAGATGGCTACACTGTTTTAGATCACGAGAAATTAAGTGAGGTTGAACCTCTTTAA
- a CDS encoding YfaP family protein — protein MKKVISLSLATLVSLSILNCGGSDGDPVGDGISDPDEVANLMNNALQLPPGTFTVDPSQVEIDDSITITSNNNATIPISGGQSMTNNISFNAPNGNVNAVGMRFGTSGPIYFVPINTQGSTNGTGSFDFGMLASICNDLSKICHDIKCYEFASTSGGQISRANIRDVAMMCGNCDEPSCQGLVDPSDCGLSGQDGSPRFNLTWSGGSDLDLYVTDPNGTTISYSNVASSSGGSLDVDCTGNCSGGNSENITWPNGGPSGTYRVWVDNFSGGTTSFNIVVRDNGNNVTNFSGSVGAGQESTKWTYNKN, from the coding sequence ATGAAAAAAGTAATTAGCCTAAGTCTAGCAACGCTAGTTTCACTTTCCATTTTAAATTGCGGTGGAAGTGATGGTGACCCAGTAGGAGACGGAATTTCTGATCCTGATGAAGTAGCAAATTTAATGAATAATGCTTTGCAATTACCCCCTGGTACTTTTACTGTAGATCCAAGCCAAGTGGAAATTGACGATTCAATTACTATTACAAGTAATAATAATGCAACTATTCCAATAAGCGGCGGACAATCAATGACAAATAATATTTCATTTAATGCTCCGAATGGAAACGTAAATGCTGTTGGAATGAGATTTGGAACTTCTGGACCAATTTATTTTGTACCTATTAACACTCAAGGAAGTACAAATGGAACGGGAAGTTTTGATTTTGGTATGCTTGCCTCAATTTGTAATGACCTATCCAAAATTTGTCATGATATAAAATGTTATGAATTCGCCAGTACATCAGGCGGTCAGATCTCAAGGGCAAATATTAGGGATGTAGCTATGATGTGCGGGAATTGTGATGAGCCTTCTTGTCAAGGTTTAGTTGACCCTTCTGATTGTGGTCTTTCTGGACAAGATGGAAGTCCAAGATTCAATTTAACTTGGAGTGGAGGTTCGGATCTTGATTTATATGTTACTGATCCAAATGGAACGACTATAAGCTACTCAAATGTTGCTTCTTCTAGTGGTGGTAGTTTAGATGTTGATTGTACAGGAAATTGTAGCGGAGGTAACTCAGAGAATATTACTTGGCCAAATGGAGGACCTTCAGGAACCTACAGAGTATGGGTAGATAATTTTTCAGGAGGAACTACCTCTTTTAATATTGTTGTAAGAGACAATGGTAATAATGTTACCAATTTTTCTGGAAGCGTTGGCGCAGGTCAAGAATCTACAAAATGGACCTACAATAAAAACTAA
- a CDS encoding DNA-3-methyladenine glycosylase I, whose protein sequence is MKKRCSWVTDDPLYVAYHDEEWGVPVYDDKTLFEFLVLETFQAGLSWITILKKRENFRKAFDQFDYKVISKYDDDKFLELIENAGIIRNKLKIKATISNAQAFIKIQEEFGSFSKYIWNYVDGKPIKNSIVNSEDVPAKTILSDKISKDLKKKGFKFVGSTVIYAFMQATGMVNDHSVDCFLHSCNTS, encoded by the coding sequence ATGAAAAAACGCTGTAGTTGGGTAACTGATGATCCTTTATATGTAGCTTATCATGACGAGGAGTGGGGAGTTCCTGTTTATGATGATAAAACGTTGTTTGAGTTTTTAGTATTAGAAACTTTTCAGGCGGGATTAAGTTGGATTACTATTTTGAAGAAGAGAGAGAATTTTAGAAAGGCTTTTGACCAGTTTGATTACAAAGTGATATCAAAATATGATGATGATAAATTTCTAGAATTAATTGAAAATGCTGGGATAATCAGAAATAAATTAAAGATAAAAGCGACAATTTCAAATGCACAAGCTTTTATAAAAATTCAAGAAGAATTCGGGTCATTTTCAAAATATATTTGGAATTATGTAGATGGAAAACCGATAAAAAATTCAATTGTGAATAGTGAGGATGTACCAGCAAAAACTATACTTTCAGATAAAATTTCTAAAGATTTAAAGAAAAAAGGATTCAAGTTTGTTGGTTCAACTGTAATTTACGCGTTCATGCAAGCAACGGGAATGGTTAATGATCACTCTGTTGATTGCTTTCTGCACAGTTGTAATACTAGTTAA